In the genome of Gadus morhua chromosome 14, gadMor3.0, whole genome shotgun sequence, one region contains:
- the LOC115558462 gene encoding macrophage mannose receptor 1-like isoform X2, which produces MEKVMRTRVINGYLVARIIMETVQPPTPQRAGEAPCGSGTRLTSIGAWIMETCKHQSQDCDDKLFFYCSNVDSTITFVPMATTWENARNYCQQRHKDLVTLESGTTANDLSDDLFYIWTGLHRAQPGADWEWSIGRADYENWEEGNGPAEGDCVGLSNTENSMTNLDCNSTWPFYCYFDNLVLVKENKTWEEALEHCRAMDLVDPQRNDLISISGPLDHHTVWFRINKATTNEVWTGLRYLAHKWFWVDGTDVPYLNLPTCPDLGKHCGTVDRDNSTIPWIIRDCNEKRNFLCYKKY; this is translated from the exons ATGGAAAAAGTTATGAGAACGCGTGTTATAAATGGCTACTTGGTTGCGAGGATAATAATGGAGACTGTGCAGCCGCCAACTCCACAGAGGGCTGGTGAGGCACCATGTGGGTCTGGGACACGTCTTACCAGCATTGGGGCTTGGATCATGGAAACTTG TAAACATCAGTCCCAAGACTGTGATGACAAATTGTTCTTCTACTGCTCTAACGTGGACTCTACCATCACATTCGTACCGATGGCCACAACGTGGGAGAACGCCCGGAATTACTGCCAACAACGTCACAAAGATCTTGTTACCCTGGAGAGTGGGACAACTGCCAACGATCTTTCTGATGATCTATTCTATATCTGGACAGGACTACACAGAGCTCAACCTG GTGCAGACTGGGAATGGAGCATTGGCCGTGCAGATTATGAGAACTGGGAAGAAGGGaatgggccagcagagggggaCTGTGTTGGTCTCTCCAATACGGAGAATAGTATGACTAACTTGGACTGCAATTCAACATGGCCCTTTTACTGCTACTTTGACAACCTGGTTTTGGTGAAGGAGAACAAGACCTGGGAGGAGGCACTTGAGCACTGCAGGGCCATGGACTTGGTAGACCCCCAACGCAATGATCTGATCAGCATCAGTGGTCCATTGGATCATCACACTGTGTGGTTCCGAATCAACAAAGCCACAACAAACGAG GTTTGGACCGGTCTTCGCTACCTTGCTCACAAATGGTTTTGGGTTGATGGGACTGATGTGCCATACCTGAACTTGCCGACCTGTCCTGATCTAGGGAAACATTGTGGAACTGTTGATAGGGACAACAGCACCATACCCTGGATTATCAGAGACTGCAACGAAAAAAGAAACTTCCTCTGCTACAAGAAATATTGA
- the LOC115558462 gene encoding macrophage mannose receptor 1-like isoform X1 — protein MRMKRVLLVALLHVLFDSRNLCLLGSVIRKDTTYNFELPSTWLEAREHCRSHSGDLALLTQQSDVDLLDPYIYLSWIGLYKAADGDWKWSDGKSYENACYKWLLGCEDNNGDCAAANSTEGCKHQSQDCDDKLFFYCSNVDSTITFVPMATTWENARNYCQQRHKDLVTLESGTTANDLSDDLFYIWTGLHRAQPGADWEWSIGRADYENWEEGNGPAEGDCVGLSNTENSMTNLDCNSTWPFYCYFDNLVLVKENKTWEEALEHCRAMDLVDPQRNDLISISGPLDHHTVWFRINKATTNEVWTGLRYLAHKWFWVDGTDVPYLNLPTCPDLGKHCGTVDRDNSTIPWIIRDCNEKRNFLCYKKY, from the exons ATGAGGATGAAGCGTGTTCTCCTTGTAGCGCTCCTTCACGTCCTCTTTGACTCGAGGAATTTGTGTCTTTTGGGATCGGTGATTAGAAAAGATACTACTTACAATTTCGAGTTACCTTCAACCTGGCTGGAGGCCAGAGAACACTGCAG GTCACATTCCGGGGATTTAGCCTTACTAACTCAGCAGTCTGACGTTGACCTTCTTGACCCCTACATTTATCTGTCATGGATTGGCCTGTACAAGGCTGCAGACGGTGACTGGAAATGGTCTGATGGAAAAAGTTATGAGAACGCGTGTTATAAATGGCTACTTGGTTGCGAGGATAATAATGGAGACTGTGCAGCCGCCAACTCCACAGAGGGCTG TAAACATCAGTCCCAAGACTGTGATGACAAATTGTTCTTCTACTGCTCTAACGTGGACTCTACCATCACATTCGTACCGATGGCCACAACGTGGGAGAACGCCCGGAATTACTGCCAACAACGTCACAAAGATCTTGTTACCCTGGAGAGTGGGACAACTGCCAACGATCTTTCTGATGATCTATTCTATATCTGGACAGGACTACACAGAGCTCAACCTG GTGCAGACTGGGAATGGAGCATTGGCCGTGCAGATTATGAGAACTGGGAAGAAGGGaatgggccagcagagggggaCTGTGTTGGTCTCTCCAATACGGAGAATAGTATGACTAACTTGGACTGCAATTCAACATGGCCCTTTTACTGCTACTTTGACAACCTGGTTTTGGTGAAGGAGAACAAGACCTGGGAGGAGGCACTTGAGCACTGCAGGGCCATGGACTTGGTAGACCCCCAACGCAATGATCTGATCAGCATCAGTGGTCCATTGGATCATCACACTGTGTGGTTCCGAATCAACAAAGCCACAACAAACGAG GTTTGGACCGGTCTTCGCTACCTTGCTCACAAATGGTTTTGGGTTGATGGGACTGATGTGCCATACCTGAACTTGCCGACCTGTCCTGATCTAGGGAAACATTGTGGAACTGTTGATAGGGACAACAGCACCATACCCTGGATTATCAGAGACTGCAACGAAAAAAGAAACTTCCTCTGCTACAAGAAATATTGA